A stretch of Cucumis sativus cultivar 9930 chromosome 2, Cucumber_9930_V3, whole genome shotgun sequence DNA encodes these proteins:
- the LOC101203047 gene encoding protease Do-like 10, mitochondrial — MLATTLRTARRFSYSSSCKSLKHRYFPLPSSLAAAINIRANAFPYFSRSAFHSSLNSPTLDHCCNNGESHLNQEILCNGNDPLPSSSHKPLLITRTISRKRSTLGLQPHLNSIKSKRFTTDTFSAIELALDSVVKVFTVSCSPNYILPWQNKSQRETMGSGFIISGKKILTNAHVIADHTFVLVRKHGSPTKYRAEVQAVGHECDLAILVVDSEEFWKDTNCLELGDIPILQETVAVVGYPQGGDNISVTKGVVSRIELTQYVHGASQLMAIQIDAAINPGNSGGPAIMGNKVAGVAFQNLSGAENIGYIIPVPVIRHFISGVEESGKYVGFCSLGLACQITENVQLRNHFKMGPEMTGVLVNKINPLSDAYDIMKKDDIILAFDGEPIANDGTVSFRNRERITFDHLVSMKKPNEKSVVKVLRNGEVCELRITLRPLQPLVPVHQFDKLPSYYIFAGLVFIPLTQPYLHEYGEDWYNTSPRRLCERALRELPKKPGEQFVILSQVLMDDINAGYERLAELQVKKVNGVEVDNLKHLCQLVDKSEDSVRFDLDDDRVIVLNFEMAKIATSRILKRHRIPSALSHDLMEDLSFHNSQLASSS; from the exons ATGCTTGCTACAACTCTCCGCACAGCTCGCAGGTTCTCATATTCCTCTTCATGTAAATCCCTTAAACATCGTTATTTCCCGCTGCCCTCATCTCTTGCTGCTGCCATCAATATCAGAGCTAACGCTTTCCCTTACTTCTCACGTTCTGCGTTTCATTCCTCCTTAAACTCCCCCACACTCGATCATTGTTGCAACAATGGCGAGAGTCATCTGAACCAAGAAATCCTTTGTAATGGGAATGACCCTTTGCCGTCCTCTTCACATAAACCATTATTGATAACTCGTACGATCTCGAGGAAGCGAAGCACTCTTGGTTTACAGCCTCATTTGAATAGCATTAAGTCGAAGAGGTTTACCACTGATACATTTTCTGCGATTGAGCTCGCGTTGGATTCCGTTGTCAAGGTTTTCACTGTTTCCTGTAGCCCCAACTACATTCTTCCATGGCAGAACAAGTCCCAGCGGGAAACTATGGGTTCCG gATTCATCATATCTGGAAAAAAGATTCTTACAAATGCCCATGTCATTGCTGATCATACCTTTGTCCTAGTAAGGAAGCATGGTTCACCAACAAAGTATAGGGCAGAAGTTCAAGCTGTTGGTCACGAATGTGATCTAGCTATTCTGGTCGTTGATAGTGAAGAATTCTGGAAAGACACCAACTGTTTGGAGTTGGGAGATATTCCTATCTTGCAAGAAACTGTGGCCGTTGTTGGTTATCCTCAGG GTGGGGATAACATCTCTGTGACTAAAGGTGTTGTTTCTAGGATTGAACTTACACAATACGTACATGGTGCATCCCAGTTGATGGCTATTCAAATTGACGCTGCAATAAATCCAGGAAATAGTGGTGGGCCAGCAATCATGGGCAATAAAGTTGCTGGAGTAGCTTTCCAAAACCTTTCTGGTGCAGAAAATATTGG GTATATAATTCCTGTCCCTGTGATAAGGCATTTTATATCTGGTGTTGAAGAGAGTGGAAAATATGTTGGATTCTGCTCTCTTGGTTTGGCCTGCCAGATTACTGAAAATGTTCAACTTCGAAATCACTTCAAGATGGGCCCTGAAATGACTGGAGTTCTTGTGAACAAAATTAATCCCCTTTCAGATGCTTATGATATCATGAAAAAGGATGATATCATCCTTGCATTTGACGGGGAGCCTATTGCCAATGATGGAACAG TTTCTTTCAGAAACAGGGAGCGGATCACATTTGACCATTTGGTATCTATGAAGAAACCTAATGAAAAATCTGTGGTAAAAGTTCTAAGGAACGGTGAAGTTTGTGAGCTCAGAATCACCCTCCGACCT TTGCAACCCTTGGTACCAGTTCATCAGTTTGATAAGCTTCCTAGCTACTACATTTTTGCTGGTCTTGTCTTCATTCCACTTACCCAGCCTTACCTTCATGAGTATGGAGAAGATTGGTATAATACTTCACCTCGTCGCTTGTGCGAGAGGGCACTAAGGGAGTTACCAAAAAAGCCTGGCGAACAATTTGTCATCCTTTCACAG GTGTTGATGGATGATATTAATGCAGGGTATGAGCGTCTTGCCGAGTTGCAG gttaaaaaagtaaatggaGTTGAAGTTGATAACCTGAAACACTTGTGCCAACTTGTGGACAAAAGTGAAGATAGTGTAAGGTTTGACTTGGATGATGACAGGGTTATTGTGTTGAACTTTGAAATGGCTAAAATTGCAACTTCAAGGATTCTGAAACGCCATCGAATACCGTCTGCATTGTCACATGATCTTATGGAAGATTTAAGCTTTCACAACTCTCAATTGGCCTCCTCCTCATAA